From the Carassius carassius chromosome 45, fCarCar2.1, whole genome shotgun sequence genome, one window contains:
- the LOC132127218 gene encoding stomatin-like has product MEMESEIERGAQSKQNLISENNGGLGCCGWILVIISAFFSILIFPITIFLSIKIVKEYERAVIFRLGRITARKAIGPGIFFIIPCTDSFVKVDLRTISFDIPPQEILTKDSVTVSVDGVVYFRVNDPVASVANVSNADYSTRLLAQTTLRNVLGTKNLSEVLSDREGISQSMQMSLDEATDSWGIKVERVEIKDVKLPQQLQRAMAAEAEASREARAKVIAAEGEMNASRALKEASLVIAESPSALQLRYLQTLNAIAAEKNSTIIFPLPMDVISHFMKK; this is encoded by the exons ATGGAAATGGAGTCTGAGATAGAACGAGGAGCCCAGAGCAAGCAGAATCTAATCA GTGAAAATAACGGTGGTCTGGGCTGCTGTGGGTGGATCCTTGTGATTATCTCTGCATTTTTCTCCATCTTGATATTTCCAATCACCATTTTCTTAAGCATTAAG ATTGTGAAAGAGTATGAGCGTGCTGTCATATTTAGACTGGGGAGGATAACAGCCCGAAAAGCCATAGGACCAG GAATCTTCTTCATCATCCCCTGCACGGACTCGTTTGTTAAAGTGGATCTTCGAACCATCTCATTTGACATCCCTCCCCAGGag ATCTTGACCAAAGACTCAGTGACAGTTTCTGTGGATGGAGTTGTGTACTTCCGTGTAAACGACCCTGTTGCCTCAGTGGCAAACGTGTCTAATGCAGATTACTCCACTCGCCTGCTGGCCCAGACCACCCTGAGGAACGTCCTGGGCACCAAGAACCTGTCTGAGGTCCTTTCTGACCGAGAAGGCATCTCCCAAAGCATGCAG ATGAGTCTAGATGAGGCCACAGATTCGTGGGGAATCAAAGTGGAGCGGGTGGAGATTAAAGATGTGAAACTGCCACAGCAGCTGCAGAGAGCAATGGCAGCCGAGGCGGAGGCGTCCCGTGAGGCCAGAGCAAAG GTTATTGCAGCAGAGGGTGAGATGAACGCATCCAGAGCTCTGAAAGAGGCATCTCTAGTGATCGCAGAGTCTCCATCGGCCCTTCAGCTCAGATACCTCCAAACCCTCAACGCCATCGCAGCTGAGAAGAACTCCACCATCATCTTCCCTCTGCCCATGGACGTCATAAGCCACTTCATGAAGAAATGA
- the LOC132127885 gene encoding proline and serine-rich protein 1-like isoform X2 — MDKKSFDIVLDEIRKCVLTDQRIKAIEQVHGYFSSEQVIDILKYFSWAEPQVKAVKALQHKMVAIPTTKAANILNCFTFSKDRIIVLELIALNISDAQNYRPVEDAFRTHLAERKRARRILEQVCKVGCKAPVAMISSCGMIPGNPYPKGKPSQVTGTFPGLPAKKDGDDATLDGKGIAARILGPSKPSPSTYNPHRPVPYPIPPCRPHATIAPSYSRPVSQQNPTTNISGTPAISPHNSNASTPVTSQPQPTTPITPVFPGMVPSQNPGTPSPTPAPSPSPSVIKGPPFPAGSPQVASNSSGHTTPVPSPFPGMTPSGRNTPSVIKTHTPSGTPCGTPGPSSSIPPSPFHGAPRSETPSGGLTSSPRATGDPLTPHGAMGLHPMKGYPPSSDYQSALSLPGTPSTQSHSVIRSYTPSGMSSLTPGRSTPNMQGVGGLPVPPAAPSPKPSPGLTSQAAMSSSAGALFSEQHASSMARHGGGSGSNSPVPAFKGPSRSGTPSLSSLVMPSSAVLARPMGIAHGTASPQSSLPSTAGVAGLHSLSSALGSQSRSSPAPHFPAMSHFPGTQSSISTPSTPTPPVSSVYSPVSSVYSGMAHSSAPTPTPFGLGLTTAPSVFPGLPPGQNPAFPGFGGSGPSAAGSPVLSSLMGLPGASSSVATVAPLQAAAVAAAAAAGVPTSSPVLPGFASAFSSNFNPALVGQAGLSGSLQAPGGTAFPGLLSFSPGMPSFSTTASPVALSGLHNSSMQSALLQAHSASALDSYPPQPNGFTNYPAATGSSFPLQPGLHPQLGWQ; from the exons ATGGACAAGAAATCCTTTGATATAGTCTTGGACGAAATTAGAAAG TGTGTTTTGACAGACCAGCGAATCAAAGCTATAGAGCAGGTTCATGGGTATTTCTCCAGTGAACAG GTGATTGACATTTTGAAATACTTCTCATGGGCGGAGCCACAAGTAAAGGCAGTCAAAGCCTTGCAGCAT AAAATGGTTGCAATTCCAACAACGAAGGCTGCAAACATCCTTAATTGTTTCACATTCTCAAAGGACAGAATTATTGTACTAGAACTCATAGCTCT AAATATTTCTGATGCCCAAAATTACCGTCCTGTGGAGGATGCATTCCGTACTCACCTCGCTGAGAGGAAGCGTGCAAGAAGAATCCTAGAGCAG GTGTGTAAGGTGGGATGTAAAGCTCCAGTGGCGATGATTTCATCCTGCGGGATGATCCCAGGCAACCCTTACCCCAAAGGCAAACCCAGCCAGGTCACTGGAACATTCCCT GGATTACCTGCCAAAAAGGATGGAGACGATGCAACCCTGGATGGAAAGGGCATTGCTGCACGCATCCTTGGACCAAGCAAACCG TCACCATCAACGTACAATCCACACAGACCTGTCCCATACCCTATCCCGCCATGTAGGCCACATGCAACCATTGCTCCAA GTTACAGCCGACCTGTCAGTCAACAAAATCCAACCACCAACATCTCTGGCACACCTGCTATCTCTCCTCATAACTCCAACGCATCTACTCCTGTCACCTCCCAGCCTCAGCCTACCACACCAATCACTCCGGTTTTTCCTGGCATGGTCCCATCCCAAAACCCTGGAACCCCCTCCCCTACTCCTGCACCCTCACCCTCACCCTCAGTCATCAAAGGGCCTCCTTTCCCAGCTGGTTCTCCCCAAGTTGCCTCAAACTCCAGTGGCCACACCACACCAGTTCCTTCTCCGTTCCCTGGCATGACCCCTTCTGGTCGAAACACCCCTTCCGTCATCAAAACTCATACACCATCTGGAACACCCTGTGGAACACCCGGGCCAAGTTCAAGCATCCCTCCTTCTCCATTCCACGGTGCACCCCGCTCAGAAACACCTTCCGGTGGACTCACATCTTCTCCCAGGGCAACTGGTGACCCCTTGACTCCTCATGGAGCTATGGGATTACACCCAATGAAGGGTTACCCACCTTCCTCAGATTACCAGTCAGCACTTTCACTCCCTGGCACTCCCTCTACCCAGTCACATTCAGTTATCCGTAGTTACACACCCTCAGGGATGTCCTCTCTCACTCCTGGACGCTCTACTCCCAACATGCAAGGTGTTGGTGGATTACCAGTGCCGCCTGCGGCTCCAAGTCCTAAGCCCTCTCCTGGACTCACCTCTCAGGCAGCCATGAGTAGCTCTGCTGGAGCTTTGTTTAGTGAGCAACATGCCAGCTCCATGGCCCGGCACGGCGGAGGTAGTGGAAGCAACAGTCCTGTTCCTGCTTTCAAAGGTCCCTCCAGGTCGGGCACCCCTTCTCTTAGCTCTCTAGTAATGCCTAGCTCTGCTGTTCTTGCCCGACCCATGGGCATAGCCCATGGTACTGCCTCGCCACAATCTTCTTTACCCAGCACTGCTGGTGTAGCCGGACTCCACAGTCTTTCCTCAGCTCTGGGCTCTCAATCTCGAAGCAGCCCTGCTCCTCATTTTCCAGCAATGTCTCATTTCCCTGGCACTCAGTCCTCCATTTCCACCCCATCCACTCCTACTCCTCCAGTCTCATCTGTATATTCTCCAGTCTCATCTGTATATTCTGGCATGGCTCACTCTAGCGCTCCCACACCCACCCCCTTTGGCCTGGGATTGACCACAGCTCCCTCCGTGTTCCCGGGTCTTCCTCCTGGCCAAAACCCTGCTTTCCCAGGTTTTGGAGGCTCAGGGCCCAGTGCAGCAGGTAGTCCAGTGCTGTCCTCTTTAATGGGGCTTCCAGGAGCCTCTTCCTCAGTAGCCACCGTTGCACCTCTCCAGGCAGCAGCAGTCGCAGCAGCTGCTGCAGCAGGAGTCCCCACCTCTTCTCCTGTGCTTCCTGGATTCGCCTCTGCATTCAGCTCTAACTTCAACCCCGCCCTTGTTGGCCAGGCTGG GCTAAGTGGTAGTCTCCAGGCCCCTGGAGGTACAGCTTTCCCAGGGTTGCTGTCTTTCTCCCCAGGGATGCCCAGCTTCTCCACGACAGCATCTCCTGTTGCCCTTTCTGGTCTTCACAACTCCAGCATGCAATCTGCTCTTTTGCAG gCTCACTCTGCATCAGCGCTTGACAGTTACCCTCCCCAGCCAAATGGATTCACGAACTATCCTGCAGCCACTGGCTCAAGTTTCCCTCTGCAGCCAGGCCTGCATCCACAACTGGGCTGGCAGTAA
- the LOC132127885 gene encoding proline and serine-rich protein 1-like isoform X1 has product MDKKSFDIVLDEIRKCVLTDQRIKAIEQVHGYFSSEQVIDILKYFSWAEPQVKAVKALQHKMVAIPTTKAANILNCFTFSKDRIIVLELIALNISDAQNYRPVEDAFRTHLAERKRARRILEQVCKVGCKAPVAMISSCGMIPGNPYPKGKPSQVTGTFPGLPAKKDGDDATLDGKGIAARILGPSKPSPSTYNPHRPVPYPIPPCRPHATIAPSAYNNAGLVSVGGVITASVPPPPYRATPNLAGYSRPVSQQNPTTNISGTPAISPHNSNASTPVTSQPQPTTPITPVFPGMVPSQNPGTPSPTPAPSPSPSVIKGPPFPAGSPQVASNSSGHTTPVPSPFPGMTPSGRNTPSVIKTHTPSGTPCGTPGPSSSIPPSPFHGAPRSETPSGGLTSSPRATGDPLTPHGAMGLHPMKGYPPSSDYQSALSLPGTPSTQSHSVIRSYTPSGMSSLTPGRSTPNMQGVGGLPVPPAAPSPKPSPGLTSQAAMSSSAGALFSEQHASSMARHGGGSGSNSPVPAFKGPSRSGTPSLSSLVMPSSAVLARPMGIAHGTASPQSSLPSTAGVAGLHSLSSALGSQSRSSPAPHFPAMSHFPGTQSSISTPSTPTPPVSSVYSPVSSVYSGMAHSSAPTPTPFGLGLTTAPSVFPGLPPGQNPAFPGFGGSGPSAAGSPVLSSLMGLPGASSSVATVAPLQAAAVAAAAAAGVPTSSPVLPGFASAFSSNFNPALVGQAGLSGSLQAPGGTAFPGLLSFSPGMPSFSTTASPVALSGLHNSSMQSALLQAHSASALDSYPPQPNGFTNYPAATGSSFPLQPGLHPQLGWQ; this is encoded by the exons ATGGACAAGAAATCCTTTGATATAGTCTTGGACGAAATTAGAAAG TGTGTTTTGACAGACCAGCGAATCAAAGCTATAGAGCAGGTTCATGGGTATTTCTCCAGTGAACAG GTGATTGACATTTTGAAATACTTCTCATGGGCGGAGCCACAAGTAAAGGCAGTCAAAGCCTTGCAGCAT AAAATGGTTGCAATTCCAACAACGAAGGCTGCAAACATCCTTAATTGTTTCACATTCTCAAAGGACAGAATTATTGTACTAGAACTCATAGCTCT AAATATTTCTGATGCCCAAAATTACCGTCCTGTGGAGGATGCATTCCGTACTCACCTCGCTGAGAGGAAGCGTGCAAGAAGAATCCTAGAGCAG GTGTGTAAGGTGGGATGTAAAGCTCCAGTGGCGATGATTTCATCCTGCGGGATGATCCCAGGCAACCCTTACCCCAAAGGCAAACCCAGCCAGGTCACTGGAACATTCCCT GGATTACCTGCCAAAAAGGATGGAGACGATGCAACCCTGGATGGAAAGGGCATTGCTGCACGCATCCTTGGACCAAGCAAACCG TCACCATCAACGTACAATCCACACAGACCTGTCCCATACCCTATCCCGCCATGTAGGCCACATGCAACCATTGCTCCAA GTGCGTACAACAACGCAGGTCTGGTGTCAGTGGGTGGGGTCATCACCGCCAGTGTGCCACCCCCACCCTACCGAGCCACTCCCAATTTGGCAG GTTACAGCCGACCTGTCAGTCAACAAAATCCAACCACCAACATCTCTGGCACACCTGCTATCTCTCCTCATAACTCCAACGCATCTACTCCTGTCACCTCCCAGCCTCAGCCTACCACACCAATCACTCCGGTTTTTCCTGGCATGGTCCCATCCCAAAACCCTGGAACCCCCTCCCCTACTCCTGCACCCTCACCCTCACCCTCAGTCATCAAAGGGCCTCCTTTCCCAGCTGGTTCTCCCCAAGTTGCCTCAAACTCCAGTGGCCACACCACACCAGTTCCTTCTCCGTTCCCTGGCATGACCCCTTCTGGTCGAAACACCCCTTCCGTCATCAAAACTCATACACCATCTGGAACACCCTGTGGAACACCCGGGCCAAGTTCAAGCATCCCTCCTTCTCCATTCCACGGTGCACCCCGCTCAGAAACACCTTCCGGTGGACTCACATCTTCTCCCAGGGCAACTGGTGACCCCTTGACTCCTCATGGAGCTATGGGATTACACCCAATGAAGGGTTACCCACCTTCCTCAGATTACCAGTCAGCACTTTCACTCCCTGGCACTCCCTCTACCCAGTCACATTCAGTTATCCGTAGTTACACACCCTCAGGGATGTCCTCTCTCACTCCTGGACGCTCTACTCCCAACATGCAAGGTGTTGGTGGATTACCAGTGCCGCCTGCGGCTCCAAGTCCTAAGCCCTCTCCTGGACTCACCTCTCAGGCAGCCATGAGTAGCTCTGCTGGAGCTTTGTTTAGTGAGCAACATGCCAGCTCCATGGCCCGGCACGGCGGAGGTAGTGGAAGCAACAGTCCTGTTCCTGCTTTCAAAGGTCCCTCCAGGTCGGGCACCCCTTCTCTTAGCTCTCTAGTAATGCCTAGCTCTGCTGTTCTTGCCCGACCCATGGGCATAGCCCATGGTACTGCCTCGCCACAATCTTCTTTACCCAGCACTGCTGGTGTAGCCGGACTCCACAGTCTTTCCTCAGCTCTGGGCTCTCAATCTCGAAGCAGCCCTGCTCCTCATTTTCCAGCAATGTCTCATTTCCCTGGCACTCAGTCCTCCATTTCCACCCCATCCACTCCTACTCCTCCAGTCTCATCTGTATATTCTCCAGTCTCATCTGTATATTCTGGCATGGCTCACTCTAGCGCTCCCACACCCACCCCCTTTGGCCTGGGATTGACCACAGCTCCCTCCGTGTTCCCGGGTCTTCCTCCTGGCCAAAACCCTGCTTTCCCAGGTTTTGGAGGCTCAGGGCCCAGTGCAGCAGGTAGTCCAGTGCTGTCCTCTTTAATGGGGCTTCCAGGAGCCTCTTCCTCAGTAGCCACCGTTGCACCTCTCCAGGCAGCAGCAGTCGCAGCAGCTGCTGCAGCAGGAGTCCCCACCTCTTCTCCTGTGCTTCCTGGATTCGCCTCTGCATTCAGCTCTAACTTCAACCCCGCCCTTGTTGGCCAGGCTGG GCTAAGTGGTAGTCTCCAGGCCCCTGGAGGTACAGCTTTCCCAGGGTTGCTGTCTTTCTCCCCAGGGATGCCCAGCTTCTCCACGACAGCATCTCCTGTTGCCCTTTCTGGTCTTCACAACTCCAGCATGCAATCTGCTCTTTTGCAG gCTCACTCTGCATCAGCGCTTGACAGTTACCCTCCCCAGCCAAATGGATTCACGAACTATCCTGCAGCCACTGGCTCAAGTTTCCCTCTGCAGCCAGGCCTGCATCCACAACTGGGCTGGCAGTAA